The Cetobacterium sp. 8H DNA window TTTTAAAGAATGCTAAAAAGCTAGGAGTTAACTTAGAAGAGATTGACTATTTAATACTTTCTCATGGGCATAAAGATCATGGAGGAGGACTACCATATTTTTTAAATAAAAACAGTAGGGCACGTATTTTTTGTAGTGAGCACTATTTTGATAAACACTATAAAAAAATTTTAGGAGCACATATAGATATTGGGATACCTTATGAATATCTAGATGTTGAAAGATTTAATTTTATAGATAAATCATTGGAGCTAGAAAATATTGTTATTTTTCATTGTGACTCGAAAGAAAGTGATAATGTATTAAATGAATCTTTATATATGAAAGATACTTTTGGAGAATGCATAAGAGATAGTTTTAATCATGAATTGAATCTAGTTATCAAAGAGGAATCAAAAGCGGTTCTTATAACGGCTTGTGCACATAAGGGACTAGACAACATATTAAAAAAAGCTAAAGAATTTTCAGAAAACGTTAAATTTGTTGTAGGAGGGTTGCACCTTTCTAGTAGAACAAGTTTAAATAAAAATGAAGAGTATATAGATAAAATTATAGATGAAAGTAATCAATTAGGAATAAAAGGGATTTATCCTTGTCATTGTACAGGGGAATATGGCATAAAAAAAATGCAGGACAACGGAAGATTTAAAACGGAAGAAATTCAAACTGGAAGTAAAATTAAGATATAAAAAAGATATAACAAAAAAAGATCTCTTTTCTAAAAGGGATCTTTTTTTGTTATTGGAATACAAATTTTAATAGTTCGTCCTCTACAATTTCCAGCATTAACCATGATATCATTAAATATCTCAATAGAATTTCCAGAAATAGTATAATTTTTATCATGGATAAATTTTTTTAACTTATCATAACTATCACCGATTTTATTAGTTGAATTTTTATGATATATAGATGCAACAAAATCAGCCTTCATATTAGAATTTTCTAATTCATCAAAAGCCACACCGATTTTATCAATTCTAAAATAATTTCCATCTATAATATCGACAGAATTTAAAATGGTAATCCTTTTAACTTTCTCAAGCCCTTTTGATTTTCTTATTTTGTTTAATTTTTTAATACCTTCAAATAGCTCTTTTTCACTTTTAGGTTCATCAATGCTCATTAAAAGAGTAGGAGTTATTTTAAAATATTCAAAAAATGGCATACATTCTTCAGAGTCAGAAAATCTTTCGATTTCATTAATTTTATCTGAAATTATAGATGCGGATTGTTTAAGAACTTCAATATTTTGCTTGATTTGTTTAAGTTTGTTACTAAGAAGTTCGATACTTTCATTGGTGTTTTTACAGTTGATATATTCTTTAATCTCTTTTAAAGAAAAATTATTTTTTTTAAGCATTGTTATAAAATAAAGGTCAGAGATACTTTTGTCAGAATAATATCTATAGCCACTTTCTTTATCTATAGTATGTGGTTTAAAAAGATCAATAGAGTCGTAATAGATGAGAGTTTCTCTAGTAATTCCAAAAGTTTTGGCAATTTCACTGATTTTATAAAGTTTCATTTTATTTTCTCCTTGACTGTAAAGTATGCTTTATAGTATATAATTGTATCAAATACGACTTAAAATTTCAAATTTAAACATTAAAAATAAAAAATAAACAGGAGGAACAAATGAAAGAGCAAGAGATATTTCAAAAAAAATGTCAGGAACACATGGAAAGTAACTTTCCAAATTTTTTAGAAGATTTGAATAAGATAATTTCTATTCCTAGTTATTTTCAAGAGGATGATAGTAAATATCCTTTTGGTAAAGAGATTCAAAATGTATTGGAAAAAACTTTAGAGATTTGTAAAAATTTAGGTTTTAAAACTTTTATAGATCCTGAAGGGTATTATGGGTATGCCGAGATTGGAGCTGGAGAAAAACTAGTTGGTGTATTAGGGCATTTAGATGTAGTTCCACCAGGAGATTTAGGGAAATGGGAAAATCCACCATTTGAGCCAGTAATAAAAGATGGTAAATATTACGGAAGAGGATCACAAGATGATAAAGGACCTACTTTAGCAGCTATATATGCATTAAAAACTCTTTTAGATTGTGGATTTGAATTGAATTATAGAGTTAGATTTATATTTGGAACGGATGAAGAAAATCTATGGAGAGACATGCCTAAATATGTTGCAAAGGAAGAGATGCCAACAATAGGGTTTACACCAGATTCTAAATTCCCGTTAATATATGCAGAAAAAGGATTATTACAATGTAAATTAACTGCTAAGAATGATAGTGGAATGGTATTTAAAGGTGGAGATGCCTTCAACTCAGTTCCATCTAGCATACTTGTTGAAAAAACAGAGGAGTTACTTAAAGCTTTAAATGAATTAAAGTATGAATATACTGAAAAAGATGGGAAAATTGAAATTATAGGGAAAAGTGTTCATGCTCAAGTTGCAGAGACAGGGATTAATGCTATAAATAGATATTTACATGCTTTAAAAATTAGTGGAAAAGAAACAAAATCAGGAAATTTTGTTGTAGAAAACTTAATTGGATATGATTTTGCAGAACCTATTTTTGGAGAAGTAAAAGATGAGCATTCTGGAGAGTTAAAATTTAATGTTGGAAAAATTGAATTCACTCCTGAAAATGAAATTCTATGTATAGATATGAGAATACCAGTAACTTATGATAAAGAGATAATTGTAAAAAAAATAACTGAAAAAGCAAAAGAGTACGGTTTTGAGTATAAGGAACACGATTATTTAAGATCAATCTATACACCTTTAGATTCAGCACTAATAAAAACTTTAATGGGAGCATATCAAGAAGTAACTGGGGATATGGTTTCTCAGCCGATAGCAGGAGGGGGAGCAACTTATGCTAGAGCTATAAATAATTGTGTAGCTTTTGGATATGTTTTACCTGGAAGTCCAAAGACAGAGCATCAGCCAAATGAATATATAATACTAGATGATATGAAAATGGCTATGAAAATTTATATGAGAGCTTTTGAAAAATTTAAAGACTAAAAAAACTGAGAAAAGGAAGCGTGAGAAATTTGAATAAAACAAAAAAAATGTTTAGTGCATACACAATAGTATTTATATTTTTAATAATAACAGCAGCCCTAACTTGGGTGGTTCCACAGTCTGTAGTTGTAAGTAACAACGGAATGAAAGAGGTTATATACAATGCAATATTTAATGATGCAGGAGAGGTTATAAAAGGAGTAGGACGTCAACCAGTAGGTCTTTGGGATGTCTTTATGGCACCAATAAAAGGTTTTGAAAAATCGAGTTCTGTAAGTATAGCAATTTTAATGGCAGGAGCTTTTCTAGGGCTTATAAACTCTGTAGGAGCTATGGATGCAGGTATCGGAGCACTTTTAAAAAAATATACAGGAACAACACTGATTGCAATTTTAATGTTTGCTTTTGCTGTATTTGGAAGTGTATTTGGATTTTGGGAAGAGATTCCAGCGTTTTCAATAGTAATAGTACCACTATTTGTATTAGCGGGATATGATGTTATGACAGGATTGGCAGTTCTAACAGTTGGAGCAACAGCTGGAAATATGTCAAGTGTTGTGAACCCGTTTTCAACAGGAGCTGCAATAGGAGCTATTGGAAATCCAGAGCTATCGCTTGGTAGCGGAATGGTTCTTAGACTAATTATGTTCTTTGTACTTTATCTAGTAGGGTTATTCTTTACTGTAAGATATGCAAATGAAGTAAAAAGAAATAAAGAAAAATCAATAGTTGCAGATATAGAAGTAAATACAATGGCTGATGAGCAAGCAGAACTACCAGAGTTAACAAAGAGAAGATTTTGGTCAATAATAGTTTTGATAGCAATAATAATCTTATTAATTTTAGGTTATATGCCTTGGTATGAGATTAAGCTTCAAGGTGGAAGAACTTTCCAAGATATAATAAATGCGCCTATATATTTACTGGCAAAAATTCCAGTTTTAGGTGATCTTTTAGGAGCTAAACATATCACTCCACTAGGAGATTGGTATTTTGGAGAATTTTCATTTGTATTCTTTCTAGGATCAATACTGATTGGACTTATCAATAGAATTCCTGAGGATAAATTTGTAAAAGAATTTGCGGGTGGAGCTAAAGACCTTTTAGGTGTTGTTTTAGTTCTAGCAATAGCTAATGGAATATCAGTATTAATGGGTGGAAAAACTTCAGGAATGTCAGTTACATTTGTTTACTGGATTCAATCAGCATTACAAGGTATCCCAGCATGGGCATTCTCAGTAGCTACAGTTCTGGCGTATGTTGGAATAGGATGTTTCTTACAATCAACAAGTGGAGTTGCAGGAATAACAATGCCAATACTAGGAGCAGTAGCAATGGCTTTATTCCAAAATTCAAAAGTTGGAGCTGCAGGAGGACAAATAATGCTTATTTCTGCATTTACTTTAGGAATAAACTTTATGTCAGGAATATACCCAAGTGCTACAACAATGGGAACTCTAGAGCTTTTCAATGTACCTTATGACAGATATTTAAAATTTGTACTAAAAATATTTATAACAATGTTAGCAACTGGATGTATACTGATATCTATATCTCAGTATTTAGGATTGATATAAAAAACAAAAGTGTGGAAGATAATTCTTTCACACTTTTTATTTTTTAAATTTCTGATTACTTTTTAATTTTGTAATGATTACAAATTATTCTAAAATACTATTGACTTTAGAATACTAAAAAGGTATACTTTGGTTGGATATAATATAAAAAATATTTTTTAGGAGGAAAGTTATGAGTAAAATAGTAGTAGTAGGAGCAAACCATGCAGGAACAGCAGCAATCAACACAATATTATCAAATTATCCTAAAGAAGAGGTTGTAGTATTTGATAAAAATTCAAATATAAGTTTTTTAGGATGTGGTATGGCACTATGGATTGGAAAGCAAATCTCTGGGCCTGAAGGATTATTTTATTCATCTAAGGAAAAACTTGAGTGTAATGGTGCTAAAGTTCATATGGAAACAGAAATAAATAAAATTGATTATAAAGAAAAAGTTGTATATGGTATTGATAAAGATGGAAATACAGTAAAAGAAACGTATGATAAACTTATTTTATCGACAGGTTCTTTACCGATAGATCTTCCGATTCCAGGAAAGAATCTTAAAAATGTTCAGTTTGTAAAATTATACCAACATGCACAGGATGTTATAAAAAAATTGGAAAATCCTGAATTAAAAAATATTGTGGTGGTAGGAGCAGGTTATATTGGTGTAGAACTAGCTGAAGCTTTTGAAAGGTGTGGAAAACACGTAGAGTTGGTGGACTTAAGTGAGAGCTGTCTATCGGGATACTACGACTACGAGTTTAGAAAAATGATGGAAAAGAACTTAGTTGATAATGGGATAAATGTAAACTTTGGAGAAAAAGTTTTAGAGATAAAAGGAACTGACAAAGTTGAAGAGGTTGTTACTGACAAAAAAACTTATAAGGCAGATATGGTAATATTAGCTGTAGGATTTGTTCCTAATAATATTTTAGGAAAAGAAGATTTAGAGCTATTTAAAAATGGAGCTTATAAGGTTGATTTAACTCAAAAGACTAGCTTAGAAGATGTTTATGCAATTGGAGATTGTGCAACAATTTATGACAATTCAATAGAGGATACAAACTATATAGCTCTAGCAACGAATGCTGTACGTTCTGGAATTGTAGCAGCTCACAATGTATGTGGAACAGAATTAGAAAGTATCGGAGTTCAAGGTTCAAATGGAATTTCAATATACGGATTGAACATGGTTTCTACAGGATTGACACTAGAAAAAGCTAAGGCATTTGGGTATGACGCAGTAGCTACAGAGTTTTCAGATACTCAAAAGCCAGGATTTATTGAAGAGGAAAATGAAAATGTAACATTAAAAATAGTATATGACCAAAAGACAAGAAGAGTATTAGGGGCTCAGATGGTATCTAGACAAGATATATCGATGGGAATTCACATGTTCTCACTAGCAAT harbors:
- a CDS encoding MBL fold metallo-hydrolase, whose translation is MVENKTLNKELAKEHGLSLYIETNGKKILFDVGESDKFLKNAKKLGVNLEEIDYLILSHGHKDHGGGLPYFLNKNSRARIFCSEHYFDKHYKKILGAHIDIGIPYEYLDVERFNFIDKSLELENIVIFHCDSKESDNVLNESLYMKDTFGECIRDSFNHELNLVIKEESKAVLITACAHKGLDNILKKAKEFSENVKFVVGGLHLSSRTSLNKNEEYIDKIIDESNQLGIKGIYPCHCTGEYGIKKMQDNGRFKTEEIQTGSKIKI
- a CDS encoding Sapep family Mn(2+)-dependent dipeptidase, with the translated sequence MKEQEIFQKKCQEHMESNFPNFLEDLNKIISIPSYFQEDDSKYPFGKEIQNVLEKTLEICKNLGFKTFIDPEGYYGYAEIGAGEKLVGVLGHLDVVPPGDLGKWENPPFEPVIKDGKYYGRGSQDDKGPTLAAIYALKTLLDCGFELNYRVRFIFGTDEENLWRDMPKYVAKEEMPTIGFTPDSKFPLIYAEKGLLQCKLTAKNDSGMVFKGGDAFNSVPSSILVEKTEELLKALNELKYEYTEKDGKIEIIGKSVHAQVAETGINAINRYLHALKISGKETKSGNFVVENLIGYDFAEPIFGEVKDEHSGELKFNVGKIEFTPENEILCIDMRIPVTYDKEIIVKKITEKAKEYGFEYKEHDYLRSIYTPLDSALIKTLMGAYQEVTGDMVSQPIAGGGATYARAINNCVAFGYVLPGSPKTEHQPNEYIILDDMKMAMKIYMRAFEKFKD
- a CDS encoding YfcC family protein, encoding MRNLNKTKKMFSAYTIVFIFLIITAALTWVVPQSVVVSNNGMKEVIYNAIFNDAGEVIKGVGRQPVGLWDVFMAPIKGFEKSSSVSIAILMAGAFLGLINSVGAMDAGIGALLKKYTGTTLIAILMFAFAVFGSVFGFWEEIPAFSIVIVPLFVLAGYDVMTGLAVLTVGATAGNMSSVVNPFSTGAAIGAIGNPELSLGSGMVLRLIMFFVLYLVGLFFTVRYANEVKRNKEKSIVADIEVNTMADEQAELPELTKRRFWSIIVLIAIIILLILGYMPWYEIKLQGGRTFQDIINAPIYLLAKIPVLGDLLGAKHITPLGDWYFGEFSFVFFLGSILIGLINRIPEDKFVKEFAGGAKDLLGVVLVLAIANGISVLMGGKTSGMSVTFVYWIQSALQGIPAWAFSVATVLAYVGIGCFLQSTSGVAGITMPILGAVAMALFQNSKVGAAGGQIMLISAFTLGINFMSGIYPSATTMGTLELFNVPYDRYLKFVLKIFITMLATGCILISISQYLGLI
- a CDS encoding MerR family transcriptional regulator; its protein translation is MKLYKISEIAKTFGITRETLIYYDSIDLFKPHTIDKESGYRYYSDKSISDLYFITMLKKNNFSLKEIKEYINCKNTNESIELLSNKLKQIKQNIEVLKQSASIISDKINEIERFSDSEECMPFFEYFKITPTLLMSIDEPKSEKELFEGIKKLNKIRKSKGLEKVKRITILNSVDIIDGNYFRIDKIGVAFDELENSNMKADFVASIYHKNSTNKIGDSYDKLKKFIHDKNYTISGNSIEIFNDIMVNAGNCRGRTIKICIPITKKDPF
- the nox gene encoding H2O-forming NADH oxidase, with translation MSKIVVVGANHAGTAAINTILSNYPKEEVVVFDKNSNISFLGCGMALWIGKQISGPEGLFYSSKEKLECNGAKVHMETEINKIDYKEKVVYGIDKDGNTVKETYDKLILSTGSLPIDLPIPGKNLKNVQFVKLYQHAQDVIKKLENPELKNIVVVGAGYIGVELAEAFERCGKHVELVDLSESCLSGYYDYEFRKMMEKNLVDNGINVNFGEKVLEIKGTDKVEEVVTDKKTYKADMVILAVGFVPNNILGKEDLELFKNGAYKVDLTQKTSLEDVYAIGDCATIYDNSIEDTNYIALATNAVRSGIVAAHNVCGTELESIGVQGSNGISIYGLNMVSTGLTLEKAKAFGYDAVATEFSDTQKPGFIEEENENVTLKIVYDQKTRRVLGAQMVSRQDISMGIHMFSLAIQEKVTIDKLKLLDIFFLPHFNQPYNYITMAALGAK